In Paramormyrops kingsleyae isolate MSU_618 chromosome 5, PKINGS_0.4, whole genome shotgun sequence, one DNA window encodes the following:
- the LOC111858241 gene encoding G1/S-specific cyclin-D2-like: MSASRWGEGACMGLPEPRCRGSWDLTVIEGLLKSENKHLPSPLYVSLIEEDSHTREALANWTLQVCSEHGSVDAVFPLAISLLDRYLSQSFSLPISPLCLTAACILLASKLADEKAVGADALCTAARFAFLPQHLRDMEIIVLASLHWDITAVTPQDFLPHFLSALRDRAGTLGGDTESLRSFLRARSSTLAALCVCQYQFLGTRPSVIAAAALNCALRELGLQRVQLDRMTSTLAGLCKTDAAAVQHFSEMIEINMLRRSQRMGLKERDLNVNVSDEETQECRASTPTDLRDIDF, from the exons ATGTCTGCGTCACGGTGGGGAGAAGGTGCCTGTATGGGACTCCCTGAGCCTCGCTGCAGAGGCTCATGGGACCTCACTGTCATCGAAGGGCTGCTAAAGTCAGAGAACAAGCATCTGCCCTCGCCACTTTACGTGTCTCTCATTGAAGAAGATTCGCACACCAGGGAGGCCCTGGCCAACTGGACACTGCAG GTGTGCAGTGAGCACGGCTCTGTGGACGCAGTGTTTCCTCTGGCCATCTCGCTGTTAGACCGCTATTTGTCCCAGTCCTTCTCCCTGCCCATCTCGCCGCTCTGCCTCACTGCAGCCTGCATTCTGCTGGCTTCCAAACTGGCAGATGAAAAGGCTGTGGGCGCCGACGCCCTGTGCACAGCTGCCCGCTTCGCTTTTCTCCCACAGCACCTGCGG GACATGGAGATTATCGTCCTAGCATCTCTCCATTGGGATATTACTGCCGTGACCCCCCAAGACTTCCTTCCACACTTCTTGTCTGCATTGAGGGACAGGGCTGGGACCCTCGGCGGAGACACCGAAAGCTTGCGCTCATTTCTACGCGCTCGGAGCAGCACCCTGGCCGCCTTGTGTGTCTGCCAGTACCAGTTTTTGGGAACACGCCCCTCCGTGATTGCAGCGGCGGCTTTGAACTGCGCCCTTAGGGAGCTGGGGCTCCAGCGAGTTCAGCttgacaggatgaccagcacaCTAGCAGGACTTTGTAAGACAGATGCG GCAGCGGTGCAGCACTTTTCTGAGATGATAGAAATTAACATGCTCCGGAGGAGTCAGAGGATGGGACTGAAGGAGAGGGATCTGAATGTTAATGTCAGTGATGAAGAAACACAGGAATGCAGAGCCAGCACACCAACGGACTTAAGGGACATCGATTTTTAG